One part of the Vitis riparia cultivar Riparia Gloire de Montpellier isolate 1030 chromosome 6, EGFV_Vit.rip_1.0, whole genome shotgun sequence genome encodes these proteins:
- the LOC117915555 gene encoding fasciclin-like arabinogalactan protein 4, with the protein MAALRISHFAPTAIVYFLLLSSSYPIVALNITSLLSTYPDLSDFANLLTATAVDGDLIHRSSLTLLAVPNSFLRSSDLTHRSSASSLADVIRYHVLLQYLSWPDIRQIPAAGKLITTLYQTTGRATSNFGSVNITRNPANGAVSVHSPASYSPSNATILSLIKTLPYNVSIFTVNSLLVPYGFDLMASESRPPLGLNITKTLIDGHNFNVAASMLMASGVVEEFEADEAGAGITMFIPTDDAFADLPTTERLQSLPADKKAVVLKFHVLHSYYTLGSLESIVNPVQPTLATEEMGAESFTLNISRVNGSVAIDSGIVQASVTQTVFDQNPVAIFGVSKVLLPREIFGNNPISTTRPSPNNEATGSAQPPDISLSPENSPGSYTPPSGMSSPPGFHEELRSEAQINRAQRFILACAMSCIGLYVVV; encoded by the coding sequence ATGGCCGCTTTACGCATTTCCCATTTTGCCCCTACTGCCATCGTTTATTTCCTCCTCTTGTCTTCTTCTTATCCCATTGTTGCCCTCAACATCACCTCCCTCTTGTCCACCTACCCAGATCTCTCTGACTTCGCTAACCTACTCACCGCCACCGCCGTCGACGGCGATCTCATCCACCGCTCTTCTCTCACCCTCCTCGCTGTCCCCAACTCCTTCCTCCGCTCCTCCGATCTCACCCACCGTTCCTCCGCCTCCAGTCTCGCCGACGTCATTCGCTACCACGTGCTTCTCCAGTACCTTTCTTGGCCGGACATTCGTCAGATTCCGGCCGCCGGAAAGCTAATCACTACTCTCTACCAAACCACCGGCCGTGCCACTAGCAACTTCGGCTCCGTGAACATTACGCGCAACCCAGCAAACGGCGCTGTTTCGGTCCATTCTCCGGCGTCTTACTCTCCCTCCAACGCCACCATTCTTTCCTTGATCAAGACGCTTCCGTACAATGTCAGCATCTTCACTGTGAATTCGCTGCTCGTTCCTTACGGATTTGATCTGATGGCATCGGAGAGTCGACCGCCGTTGGGGTTGAACATCACGAAGACGTTAATCGACGGCCACAATTTCAACGTCGCGGCGTCGATGTTGATGGCGTCGGGGGTGGTGGAGGAGTTCGAAGCGGATGAGGCTGGTGCCGGAATAACAATGTTTATCCCGACCGACGACGCATTCGCCGATCTTCCGACGACGGAGAGGCTTCAGTCTCTTCCGGCGGACAAGAAGGCGGTGGTCCTGAAGTTTCACGTCCTGCATTCATACTACACTCTGGGTTCGCTTGAGTCGATCGTGAACCCTGTTCAGCCCACATTGGCTACAGAGGAAATGGGAGCTGAGAGCTTCACTCTCAACATTTCTAGGGTTAATGGGTCGGTGGCGATTGATTCAGGGATCGTACAAGCGTCGGTGACCCAGACGGTATTCGATCAAAACCCAGTTGCTATTTTTGGGGTTTCCAAGGTACTCTTGCCGAGAGAGATTTTCGGGAACAACCCAATTTCGACGACCAGGCCCAGCCCCAACAATGAAGCAACAGGCAGTGCTCAACCTCCGGACATATCCTTGTCGCCGGAGAATTCACCAGGTTCGTATACACCCCCGTCGGGGATGTCCTCTCCACCGGGGTTCCACGAAGAGCTCCGATCAGAAGCTCAAATTAATCGCGCCCAGAGGTTCATCCTCGCATGCGCAATGTCTTGTATAGGGTTGTATGTAGTGGTATGA
- the LOC117916733 gene encoding uncharacterized protein LOC117916733 has translation MGKPLRRQDSDVGVEENHPGCIWGIFHILDYHHWHTVKKILPHKWHRGRRHARCDKNLREHLIDSGTGTGKAQDCMDDEADQSVVKQSTTETNQANKRSGKARGKETGKKGGPIHRVLGFPGQPRLWRTVSIHHLEPSDPRLGERSTAAAVLPDPPILKASEELASGNFVDYLGHTRDAKKHGIFHKRSEKARKASVYQNIMDSDQLNRDISGHQLKECVDVLELLRINKELFVKILQDPDVGIANRFHSLQTSNSQIKLTKSGSFPTADLARRRNFKPSKLEHKQNEIWSFPKREKLLPSAQAPKLVASKSSKDVRVADDFIGSAPEQEKSLVKNQEDVNHLADTKQRIENATEESTKVSNLLVHGSLSTDENEVAEWRRESTIGQDGEDKPRDDSATDIPGYEHRKGGVYSRRTSFPNDSLDRYAQLFEHGFRREGRWHHSKSLKVTNENDFPSGGHGRKTTRRNLSLPEFNFYCAQPNELSSDALCSGKPSRTSLDSTTNITRESHNEPKPVDFPSSTEECVALEAVVGTEFQKDLVDESDSYNPSIEYPAGSSVDLDYQNGLNENADELNMEKSHGQENILLTDAVAAETEDSKKIVQGSDSGPIVECPAGLMVGINDDGGLSEDMDEPIMAENSLSQEQEVDLEKNSSTELAQPSPDSVLESCFQDVITTPAKSTFSEGTELKPRRIDFEESDTLINSEGRSSTDELSHVYVTINHEKVKNGNKGAYNHFLDDELVKKDEAEFNYVRDVLELSGFTGKEYLEAWHLLDQPLSPSVFEEMEACLPHENQCSKEEVGPSCDHQLLFDLVNQALLEIYQRSFTYCPRALSYSCRVHPMPVGHHVIEAVWASIRWRLSSGQEKELTLNDVVAGDLAKDDGWMNLQSETECLALEMEDMIFHELLDEMLCC, from the exons ATGGGAAAGCCATTGAGGCGCCAAGACAGTGATGTTGGGGTTGAGGAGAATCATCCAGGCTGCATATGGGGCATATTTCACATTCTTGACTACCACCATTGGCATACCGTCAAGAAGATCCTTCCACACAAATGGCACCGTGGCAGAAGACATGCTAGAT GTGATAAAAATCTACGAGAACATTTGATTGACAGTGGCACTGGCACTGGCAAAGCACAAGACTGCATGGATGATGAAGCAGACCAGTCTGTT GTGAAACAGAGTACTACAGAAACTAACCAAGCGAACAAAAGGTCTGGCAAAGCCCGCGGTAAAGAGACAGGGAAGAAAGGGGGTCCAATACATCGTGTTTTGGGCTTCCCTGGACAACCTCGGTTGTGGCGAACTGTTTCAATCCATCATCTAGAACCTTCAGATCCTCGGCTTGGTGAAAGAAGCACTGCTGCTGCTGTATTGCCGGATCCACCTATTCTAAAAGCCTCCGAGGAGCTAGCTTCCGGGAATTTTGTGGACTACTTGGGGCATACCCGGGATGCTAAGAAGCATGGGATATTTCATAAGAGAAGTGAGAAAGCAAGGAAAGCTTCAGTGTATCAGAATATCATGGATTCTGACCAGCTCAACAGAGATATTTCAGGTCATCAGCTAAAGGAATGTGTGGATGTCTTGGAGCTATTACGCATAAACAAGGAGTTATTTGTGAAGATTCTACAAGACCCAGATGTCGGCATTGCAAATCGTTTTCATAGCCTGCAGACCTCCAATTCccaaataaaattaaccaaatCAGGATCATTTCCTACAGCTGATTTGGCCCGCCGGAGAAATTTCAAGCCTAGTAAACTCGAACACAAGCAGAATGAAATTTGGTCCTtcccaaagagagaaaaactgCTTCCTAGTGCTCAAGCACCAAAGTTGGTAGCATCCAAGTCTTCAAAGGATGTCCGTGTGGCTGATGATTTTATAGGCAGTGCTCCAGAACAAGAAAAAAGTTTGGTGAAGAACCAAGAGGATGTAAATCATTTGGCAGATACTAAGCAGAGAATAGAAAATGCTACCGAAGAGAGCACAAAGGTGAGTAACCTCCTCGTCCATGGAAGCTTGTCCACAGATGAGAACGAGGTGGCTGAATGGAGAAGGGAGAGTACAATAGGCCAAGATGGTGAAGACAAGCCCAGGGATGACAGTGCAACTGATATCCCTGGCTATGAACACAGGAAGGGTGGAGTCTACAGCAGAAGAACATCTTTTCCAAATGACTCATTGGACAGATATGCTCAGTTGTTTGAGCATGGTTTTAGGAGAGAGGGCAGGTGGCATCACTCTAAGAGCTTAAAAGTGACAAATGAGAATGATTTTCCATCAGGGGGGCATGGTCGGAAAACAACCAGAAGGAATCTGTCTCTGCCTGAGTTCAATTTTTATTGTGCACAACCAAATGAGTTGTCTTCTGATGCCCTTTGTTCAGGGAAACCAAGTAGGACGTCTTTGGATAGCACTACAAATATCACAAGAGAGAGTCACAATGAACCAAAACCTGTAGACTTTCCTTCAAGTACAGAGGAATGTGTAGCATTAGAAGCTGTTGTAGGCACTGAATTTCAAAAAGACTTGGTAGATGAAAGTGACAGTTATAATCCAAGTATTGAGTATCCGGCTGGGTCTTCAGTAGATTTAGATTACCAGAATGGGCTTAATGAGAATGCAGATGAGCTAAATATGGAGAAGAGCCATGGACAGGAAAATATTTTACTCACAGATGCTGTTGCTGCAGAGACTGAAGATAGCAAAAAAATTGTACAAGGAAGTGATAGTGGTCCAATTGTTGAATGCCCCGCTGGATTAATGGTAGGCATAAATGATGACGGTGGGCTTAGTGAGGACATGGATGAGCCAATAATGGCGGAAAACAGCCTTAGCCAAGAGCAGGAGGTGGATCTTGAGAAGAATTCCAGCACCGAGCTTGCACAACCAAGTCCAGATTCTGTTCTTGAGTCCTGTTTCCAAGATGTCATAACTACCCCAGCAAAGTCGACATTTTCAGAAG GCACAGAGTTGAAACCAAGGCGCATTGATTTTGAGGAGTCGGATACTTTGATCAACTCAGAGGGCAGGTCCAGCACAGATGAATTGTCACACGTTTATGTCACAATAAACCATGAGAAAGTTAAAAATGGAAACAAGGGTGCCTACAATCACTTCCTGGATGATGAACTGGTTAAAAAGGATGAAGCAGAGTTCAATTATGTGAGGGACGTCCTTGAGCTATCAGGCTTCACTGGGAAGGAGTACCTAGAGGCATGGCACTTGTTAGACCAGCCATTGAGCCCCTCAGTGTTCGAGGAAATGGAGGCCTGCTTGCCCCACGAAAACCAATGCTCCAAGGAGGAGGTCGGTCCAAGCTGTGATCACCAGCTTCTGTTTGACTTGGTTAACCAGGCGTTGCTCGAGATCTATCAAAGATCATTCACCTACTGCCCAAGAGCATTGTCATACAGCTGCCGTGTCCATCCAATGCCTGTAGGCCATCATGTTATTGAGGCGGTCTGGGCAAGTATTCGCTGGCGCCTGAGCTCGGGACAGGAGAAGGAGCTGACACTGAACGATGTTGTGGCTGGAGATTTGGCAAAGGATGATGGTTGGATGAATCTCCAGTCGGAAACAGAGTGTTTGGCATTGGAGATGGAGGATATGATTTTCCATGAACTCTTGGATGAAATGCTTTGTTGTTGA